One stretch of Qipengyuania gelatinilytica DNA includes these proteins:
- a CDS encoding GMC family oxidoreductase N-terminal domain-containing protein — MTSMQKRIAKPLSEAKTHYTVLVIGSGYGAGVAASRLARAGQDVCVLERGKEFLPGEYPDKLSDAKGAMQFNAKGGRIGEPDALFEVHVNDDQYALVGCGLGGTSLINANVALEFDKRLLDEKHWPAAFRENPHEIDAYYERAREMLSPNPYPDSYPKLAKLEALEHSAKAMGERFYKTPINVTFEDKTNRFGVPQPACTNCGDCVSGCNVGAKNTTLMNYLPDAANHGADIFTQAKVLWIEREGDAWRVHLEANGKGAARGPRSISADHVILGAGAIGSTEILLRSREKGLPLSKRLGEGFSGNGDGLGFAYDSYFKAEKQDDVLTAEPIYAIGVGANEVAKEAYPGPCITGVIDIRDTKDVTKGLVIEEGVAPGIIGMALAPAFFFGEALADSFTRFGMDQVKPRLLDAKAMGEAFQTDPGSIGEWAYKGPMSRTQTYLVMSVDASHGRLALEEDRIAIHWPQAGEERTFRRDDDKMREAAEAIQAQYFSDPLWAEPMGRKLITVHPIGGCGMGDDAQSGVVDDSCRVFAGESGTEVHQGLYVCDGAALPGAVGVNPLLTITAVAERAVEKLAQRNGWHIDYTLAAEGPLPEPVEEDDWVGDEPFRVNLGERLELSVAKWVAGHAIDPVSRDIETAARHFEEGAIGEGKKAIRKLVKEHPEAMSPGLAFTETMAGHISATGCHHRPCGHAERIRDDYANGAAWGRTEGSECSFLLTVATENLHRMIEEPEHRSAITGSVVVSAISPDPLKVREGIFRLLVADPAQPESWKMLYDMVLEGPEGPIHFHGFKTLQQRGNSDPWTDLTTLFVTLRHGEDETGELIGRGVLKLGIDEFMRQLTTIEVHDANTLVGHIVNLIPKAKKAIETVFVAKYAGFFAMTVFRAYGGMLATLNDFAKADAASFVPREMRLPPAERHIVPTGDGVNIGLTRYRGGARGPLVLAPGFSVRASSFATPTVDENLTESLVAKGYDVWLFDYRASNDAGNDNEHPPEFTIDDIARYDWPAAVAEIRKVTGAESVQALAHCMGSMSLLMGIGAGYVSGVRSLISSQLTLHPVTDWLNYLKADLGVAGALSQISLLDGHLDFVSQGTETDYEIDAVAYQIPVPDGQACKNPTCRRVFGVFGPSWDHRQIGHDTHNALGSMFSRVSLKPFDQLGAIMHKGLAVDADGKAVYTSSQAAKRLSLPISFLSGATNQIFYPESGQRTRIWLSEHNGDGLYQQRVVPNYGHMDLFIGHNAHRDVTPVILEQLEWLEAQEEKCSERKTG; from the coding sequence ATGACCAGCATGCAAAAGCGCATCGCCAAGCCCCTGTCCGAGGCAAAGACGCACTATACCGTCCTCGTGATCGGTTCCGGGTATGGCGCCGGTGTAGCTGCAAGTCGTCTTGCCCGGGCAGGGCAGGACGTATGCGTGCTCGAACGGGGGAAAGAGTTCCTGCCGGGCGAGTATCCAGACAAGCTCTCCGACGCGAAGGGCGCGATGCAGTTCAATGCGAAGGGCGGCCGGATCGGCGAGCCCGATGCTCTGTTCGAAGTGCATGTGAACGATGACCAGTACGCGCTGGTCGGCTGCGGTCTCGGCGGTACTTCGCTGATCAACGCCAACGTCGCCCTCGAATTCGACAAGCGGCTGCTCGACGAAAAACACTGGCCGGCTGCTTTCCGCGAGAACCCGCATGAGATCGACGCTTACTATGAGCGTGCGCGCGAGATGCTTTCGCCCAATCCCTATCCCGACAGCTATCCCAAGCTGGCCAAACTCGAGGCGCTGGAGCATTCCGCCAAGGCGATGGGCGAACGTTTCTACAAGACGCCGATCAACGTCACCTTCGAAGACAAGACCAACCGTTTTGGCGTACCGCAGCCCGCCTGCACCAATTGCGGCGACTGCGTGTCGGGCTGCAATGTCGGCGCGAAGAATACGACGCTGATGAATTACCTGCCCGACGCGGCGAACCACGGTGCGGACATCTTCACGCAGGCCAAGGTGCTGTGGATCGAACGCGAGGGCGATGCCTGGCGGGTCCATCTCGAAGCCAATGGCAAGGGTGCGGCGCGCGGTCCCAGGTCGATTTCGGCCGATCACGTGATCCTTGGAGCCGGCGCCATCGGCTCTACGGAAATCCTGCTGCGCTCGCGCGAAAAAGGCCTTCCCTTATCGAAGCGGCTGGGCGAGGGCTTTTCGGGCAATGGCGATGGACTCGGGTTCGCCTACGACAGCTATTTCAAGGCCGAGAAACAGGATGATGTCCTGACAGCCGAACCGATCTACGCGATCGGCGTCGGCGCGAATGAGGTAGCGAAGGAAGCCTATCCCGGCCCTTGCATTACCGGCGTGATCGACATCCGCGACACGAAGGACGTGACCAAGGGGCTGGTGATCGAAGAGGGTGTCGCGCCCGGTATCATCGGCATGGCACTCGCCCCTGCATTCTTCTTCGGCGAGGCGCTGGCCGACAGCTTCACGCGTTTCGGCATGGACCAGGTCAAGCCGCGCCTGCTCGATGCGAAGGCCATGGGCGAAGCATTCCAGACCGATCCCGGAAGCATCGGCGAATGGGCGTACAAGGGGCCGATGTCGCGCACCCAGACCTATCTGGTGATGAGCGTCGACGCTTCGCACGGACGGCTCGCCCTCGAGGAGGACAGGATCGCGATCCACTGGCCGCAGGCTGGGGAAGAGCGGACTTTCCGCCGCGACGACGACAAGATGCGCGAAGCCGCCGAGGCAATCCAGGCGCAGTATTTCTCCGACCCGCTATGGGCCGAACCGATGGGCCGCAAGCTTATCACCGTGCACCCGATCGGGGGCTGCGGGATGGGCGACGATGCGCAAAGCGGCGTGGTCGATGACAGCTGCCGGGTCTTTGCCGGCGAGAGCGGCACCGAAGTCCACCAAGGCCTCTACGTATGTGACGGGGCTGCGCTGCCCGGTGCGGTCGGGGTCAATCCCTTGCTGACGATCACCGCGGTGGCCGAGCGCGCCGTGGAGAAGTTGGCGCAGCGCAACGGCTGGCACATCGACTATACGCTGGCGGCGGAAGGGCCTCTGCCCGAGCCGGTCGAAGAGGATGACTGGGTCGGCGACGAACCGTTCAGGGTCAACCTCGGCGAGAGGCTCGAACTCTCGGTAGCCAAATGGGTCGCCGGGCATGCCATCGATCCGGTGTCGCGCGATATCGAAACGGCCGCACGGCATTTCGAGGAAGGCGCAATCGGTGAAGGCAAGAAGGCCATCCGCAAGCTCGTGAAGGAGCACCCCGAGGCAATGAGCCCGGGTCTTGCCTTTACCGAGACCATGGCGGGCCACATCAGCGCGACCGGATGCCACCATCGCCCCTGCGGCCATGCCGAACGCATTCGTGACGACTATGCTAATGGCGCGGCCTGGGGTCGCACCGAAGGCAGCGAATGCAGTTTCCTGCTGACGGTCGCGACCGAGAATCTCCACCGGATGATCGAGGAGCCAGAGCACCGGTCGGCCATCACCGGTAGCGTGGTCGTTAGCGCGATCTCGCCCGATCCGCTCAAGGTGCGCGAAGGCATTTTCCGCCTGCTGGTTGCCGATCCCGCACAGCCGGAAAGCTGGAAGATGCTCTACGACATGGTCCTGGAGGGGCCTGAGGGTCCGATCCACTTCCATGGTTTCAAGACGCTCCAGCAGCGCGGGAATTCGGACCCCTGGACCGATCTCACCACGCTGTTCGTGACATTGCGCCACGGCGAGGACGAGACCGGCGAACTGATCGGTCGCGGTGTGCTCAAGCTCGGCATCGACGAATTCATGCGACAGCTGACGACCATCGAAGTGCACGATGCGAACACGCTGGTCGGCCATATCGTGAACCTGATCCCGAAGGCGAAGAAGGCGATCGAAACCGTCTTCGTCGCCAAATACGCGGGATTCTTCGCGATGACTGTCTTCCGTGCCTATGGCGGGATGCTGGCTACGCTCAACGACTTTGCGAAGGCCGATGCGGCGAGCTTCGTCCCGCGCGAAATGCGCCTGCCGCCTGCCGAACGCCATATTGTGCCGACAGGCGATGGAGTGAATATCGGGCTGACCCGCTATCGTGGCGGCGCGCGCGGTCCGCTGGTGCTTGCACCGGGCTTTTCGGTCCGTGCGTCCAGTTTCGCCACGCCCACCGTGGACGAAAACCTCACCGAGAGCCTTGTCGCGAAAGGCTATGACGTGTGGCTCTTCGATTATCGCGCCAGCAATGATGCGGGCAATGACAACGAGCACCCGCCCGAATTCACCATCGACGATATCGCGCGCTACGACTGGCCCGCAGCGGTCGCGGAAATCCGCAAGGTCACCGGTGCCGAGAGCGTGCAGGCACTGGCGCATTGCATGGGGTCGATGAGCCTCCTGATGGGCATCGGGGCGGGCTATGTCTCGGGCGTGCGCTCGCTGATCAGTTCCCAGCTGACACTGCATCCGGTCACCGACTGGCTGAATTACCTGAAGGCCGATCTCGGGGTCGCAGGTGCGCTCTCGCAAATCTCGCTGCTCGACGGGCATCTCGATTTCGTCAGTCAGGGGACCGAGACCGATTACGAGATCGATGCGGTCGCGTACCAGATACCCGTCCCCGACGGGCAGGCCTGCAAGAACCCGACCTGTCGCCGCGTGTTCGGCGTCTTCGGACCCAGCTGGGACCATCGCCAGATCGGTCACGATACGCACAATGCGCTCGGCAGCATGTTCAGCCGCGTTTCGCTGAAACCCTTCGACCAGCTCGGGGCGATCATGCACAAGGGCCTCGCGGTCGATGCAGATGGAAAGGCGGTTTATACCTCGTCGCAAGCTGCAAAGCGCCTTTCGCTGCCCATCAGCTTCCTGTCGGGTGCAACCAACCAGATCTTCTATCCGGAAAGCGGCCAGCGGACGCGTATCTGGCTGTCCGAGCACAATGGCGACGGGCTCTACCAGCAGCGCGTCGTCCCGAATTACGGACACATGGACCTGTTCATCGGCCACAATGCGCATCGCGATGTAACGCCCGTCATTCTCGAGCAGCTCGAATGGCTCGAGGCGCAAGAGGAGAAGTGCTCAGAACGCAAGACGGGGTGA
- a CDS encoding serine hydrolase domain-containing protein, producing MSQTALKPVAESFSGVQSRVTGHVAPGFEPVVHAFAAPIQARAALGAACTIFHRGEKVVDLQGGWKEETRTDCWSADTAALVYSLTKGLTGVAAAVAVSRGLFAYDEAVADIWPEFAAHGKGRMTIGEALSEQGGLAAIDFKLTLDNMGDEDAICAAIAAQKPNWQPGDHAGNHAYSLGWIASELIHRRDPAGRRLGQYFAEEVAGPLGVDVWLGLPDSVDRDRLARIEGFHMQDLFIRHTTMPWPLTFDMCLPGTLAFRTLNNPLILEGPGALDCEQFWRIGQGGAGGIATSTGLATIYQAFAEGGAKLGITPEVLDYLKRGHAHPRKGLRDQVLTADMYYSLGFEKPFDEWEYARTRSAFGSFAVGGSLAYADPDDEVAYAWITNQLGTGKWDDPREKIVRDAFYRCLEAVA from the coding sequence GTGTCGCAAACAGCATTGAAACCCGTGGCCGAAAGCTTTTCAGGAGTTCAGTCGCGGGTCACGGGGCATGTGGCGCCCGGCTTCGAACCGGTGGTCCATGCCTTTGCCGCGCCCATCCAGGCGCGGGCGGCACTTGGTGCAGCCTGCACGATCTTCCATCGCGGCGAGAAAGTCGTCGACCTGCAAGGTGGCTGGAAAGAGGAAACGCGTACCGATTGCTGGAGCGCGGACACGGCTGCTCTCGTCTATTCGCTTACCAAGGGCCTTACCGGGGTTGCGGCCGCTGTCGCTGTTTCGCGCGGCCTGTTTGCCTATGACGAAGCAGTTGCCGATATCTGGCCCGAATTCGCCGCGCACGGAAAGGGCCGCATGACAATCGGCGAGGCGCTGAGCGAGCAGGGCGGGCTGGCGGCCATCGACTTCAAGCTGACGCTCGACAATATGGGCGACGAAGATGCGATCTGCGCTGCCATCGCGGCCCAGAAGCCGAACTGGCAGCCCGGCGACCATGCCGGAAACCATGCCTACTCGCTCGGCTGGATCGCCAGCGAGCTCATTCACCGCCGGGATCCTGCAGGGCGCCGGCTCGGCCAGTACTTCGCCGAGGAAGTGGCAGGGCCGCTAGGCGTGGATGTTTGGCTCGGCTTGCCCGACAGCGTCGATCGCGACCGGCTGGCGCGAATCGAGGGCTTCCACATGCAGGACCTCTTCATCCGTCACACCACCATGCCGTGGCCGCTGACTTTCGACATGTGCCTGCCGGGAACGCTGGCGTTCCGCACGCTCAACAATCCGCTCATCCTCGAAGGGCCGGGTGCACTCGATTGCGAGCAGTTCTGGCGGATCGGGCAGGGTGGTGCCGGTGGTATCGCGACCTCGACCGGCCTTGCGACGATCTACCAGGCGTTTGCAGAAGGCGGCGCAAAGCTGGGCATCACGCCCGAGGTCCTCGATTATCTCAAGCGTGGGCATGCACACCCGCGCAAGGGTCTTCGCGACCAGGTCCTGACGGCCGACATGTATTATTCGCTCGGCTTCGAAAAACCCTTCGACGAATGGGAATATGCCCGGACCCGCAGTGCCTTCGGGAGCTTCGCTGTCGGCGGTTCGCTGGCCTATGCCGACCCCGATGACGAGGTCGCCTATGCCTGGATCACGAACCAGCTTGGCACCGGCAAATGGGACGATCCGCGCGAGAAGATCGTGCGCGATGCCTTTTACCGCTGCCTCGAGGCGGTGGCGTGA
- a CDS encoding metallophosphoesterase gives MSIAQIVLSDLHLGARDSLLTHVNGADEIADGPSEVLASFANALRETLKDGEKPQLVLLGDALDLGLSPFGDVSKSFLQLIDAFFPKDGAEIFSRDIVYVAGNHDHHLWRMAQDHCFVTAVIDGKIPGDLEHITTITGTPKHRCRMMESLIAHRPHLAGAHVHIAYPNWGVANRERSRAVVMHHGHYLDSMYRALSNFRGFLEGSEMRPGTMRELEEQNGPWIDFLWSDLGSAGEIGGEAGTLYQTMLSAGASHDMAEAIARRVTGGLHSRLGINPKMELKYGITLDNLIRAAVDLTAGRGAEKQREGYARVLGDDEIADIGWYLSTPMATQLREELGALPREVQFVFGHTHKPFQDELMVDGYELPVGVFNTGGWVLDEPGLMPVQGCAAMLVSDELEVASLRLFNDPVDDVMAPVRVEGSGRETRLVGEASAAVEAASAHWQDFSRAVHQRIRSEADKRVRQFLDRSEDMREAAE, from the coding sequence GTGAGCATTGCACAGATTGTCCTTTCGGACCTTCACCTCGGTGCACGCGACAGCCTGCTGACCCATGTAAACGGCGCTGACGAGATTGCCGATGGGCCCAGCGAGGTGCTCGCAAGCTTCGCAAACGCCCTGCGGGAGACGCTCAAGGACGGCGAAAAGCCTCAGCTGGTTCTGCTCGGCGATGCGCTCGACCTCGGGCTTTCGCCATTCGGCGATGTTTCCAAGAGCTTCCTGCAGCTGATCGACGCCTTCTTTCCGAAGGACGGTGCCGAGATATTCAGCCGCGACATCGTCTATGTCGCCGGCAACCACGATCATCATCTGTGGCGCATGGCGCAGGATCATTGCTTCGTGACAGCGGTGATCGACGGCAAGATCCCGGGCGACCTTGAACACATCACCACCATTACTGGCACGCCGAAGCATCGCTGCCGGATGATGGAATCGCTGATCGCGCACCGGCCGCATCTGGCGGGGGCGCATGTCCACATCGCCTATCCCAATTGGGGTGTCGCTAACCGTGAGCGGAGCCGTGCGGTCGTCATGCACCACGGCCACTATCTCGATTCCATGTACCGCGCGCTGTCCAATTTCCGCGGCTTTCTCGAAGGCAGCGAGATGCGGCCCGGTACGATGCGTGAACTGGAGGAACAGAACGGTCCGTGGATCGACTTCCTCTGGTCCGACCTCGGCAGTGCAGGAGAGATCGGCGGTGAGGCTGGCACGCTCTACCAGACGATGCTCAGCGCCGGGGCGAGCCATGACATGGCCGAGGCCATCGCCCGCCGCGTGACGGGCGGATTGCATTCCAGGCTGGGCATCAACCCGAAAATGGAGCTCAAATACGGCATCACGCTCGACAACCTCATTCGTGCCGCCGTCGATCTGACCGCAGGGCGCGGGGCCGAGAAACAGCGCGAAGGCTATGCGCGGGTCCTCGGCGATGACGAGATCGCTGACATCGGCTGGTATCTCTCGACACCCATGGCAACGCAGCTGCGCGAGGAACTCGGCGCACTGCCGCGCGAGGTCCAGTTCGTGTTCGGGCACACGCACAAGCCCTTCCAGGACGAACTCATGGTCGACGGCTACGAATTGCCCGTCGGCGTTTTCAACACCGGTGGCTGGGTGCTCGACGAGCCCGGCCTGATGCCCGTTCAGGGCTGCGCCGCGATGCTCGTGTCGGATGAGCTCGAGGTCGCATCGCTCAGGCTCTTCAATGATCCCGTGGACGACGTGATGGCGCCTGTGCGCGTGGAGGGAAGCGGGCGCGAGACGCGCCTTGTCGGCGAAGCCTCTGCAGCAGTCGAGGCAGCCTCAGCCCATTGGCAGGACTTTTCGCGCGCGGTTCACCAGCGCATTCGCAGCGAGGCGGACAAGCGCGTCCGGCAGTTCCTCGACCGTTCCGAAGACATGCGGGAGGCAGCGGAATGA